The DNA window CGCGTTCTTCAGGACGAGCTGAAGTCGACGTGACAGGGCACCCATGCTGACTTCCACTGCCCCGATGGCCGCGGAGTGCCTGCCGGGCTCGGGGGTCCCGCCAGTCAGGCTGTCGGTCATCTCGACTGCACCGGCGTCGTGGTGTCGTCGTCGTCCGCCCTGGCCGCGGTAATCGGACCGGTGACCGGATGCGAGAGGCCCACGGGTGGCAGCGCCACACTCGCCGTCGAGACATCGATGAGGATGTCACTGGCGTCGTCACGGTCGTGCGACTTACCGACGGGCTGCTTCTTCAACTGCACGGCGTTGAGCTTACCGAGCGGGGCGTTCGGAATGAAGATCGTCGCGATGAGTGTGACGAGGGTGAGCGGAACCGCGCAGAGGAAGACGAAGCCAACTCCACTGCCGTATGCACTCTCGACGACGGTCTGCAGCACTTCGGGCAGCTGGTTGATCTGTGGAATCGTGCCGCTGCCGAGGTACGTTCCGGCGAGAGCCTGGTCTGCCGGCGCGAGGGCAGCGATGTTCTCCTTGATGCTCTGCGCGACGACGGTGCCGAGCACCGAGCCGAGTACGGAGACGCCGACGGTGCCGCCGAGGCTGCGGAAGAAGGTGACGGCGCTCGTGGCGACGCCGAGGTTGCGAACCTCGATCGTGTTCTGAACCACGAGGACGAGGTTCTGCATCAGCATGCCGAGACCGGCGCCCAGAACTGCCATGTAGATGCCGACGAGGACGAGGTTGGTGTCGTAATGGAGAGTGCCGAGGAGGACAGAGCCGATGACAGTGAGAACCGCGCCCGTCACCATGATTGCCTTCCACTTGCCGCGACGGCTGATCATGCCACCGAAGATCGTCGAGGAGATGAGCAGGCCGGCCATCATCGGGATGGTGAGCAGGCCGGACTCCGTCGGAGTGGCTCCCCGGGCGAGCTGCATGTACTGCGCGAGGAAGACTGACGTGCCGAACATGGAGACGCCGACCGAGATGCTGGCGATCACGGAGAGCGTGAACGTGCGGTTCTTGAACATGCCGAGAGGGATGATCGGTTCAGCCGACTTGAGCTCAACGATGACAGCGCCGACCAGCAGGATGACCGACCCGAGCACCATCAGGAGGCTGGGTACTGAAATCCAGTCGAACTGTGTGCCGGCGAGCGAGACCCAGATCAGGAGGAGCGAAACGCCTGCGGCGATGAGGATCGCGCCGAGGTAGTCGATGTGAACCTTGCGCTTCGGCTGCTTGGGCAGGTGGAGCGTGCGCTGCAGGAGGACGATTGCAACGATCGCAATGGGCAACGCGATGAAGAAGTTCCAGCGCCAGCCGAGGGCATCCGTCACCAGACCGCCGAGGAGCGGGCCGCCGACCGTGCCAACGGCCATGACGCCGCCGAAGAGGCCGGCGTACTTGCCACGGTCGCGGGGGCTGATGATGTCGGCCATGATGATCTGGCTGAGCGCGGCGAGCCCGCCGCCGCCGAGGCCCTGAAGCACTCGGAAGAGAATGAGGGTGTCGGTGTTCTGGGAGAAACCGGCCGCCGCTGAACCAATGACGAAGAGGCCGAGCGAGAGCTGGATGAGCAGCTTGCGGTTGAAGAGATCAGCGAACTTTCCCCACAGCGGGGTGGAGACGGTCGTTGCCAGGAGGGTCGAGGTCACGACCCAGGTGTA is part of the Mycetocola zhujimingii genome and encodes:
- a CDS encoding MDR family MFS transporter encodes the protein MTHRQVLEALSGLLLGMFVSILAGTVVATSLPLIISELKGDQSAYTWVVTSTLLATTVSTPLWGKFADLFNRKLLIQLSLGLFVIGSAAAGFSQNTDTLILFRVLQGLGGGGLAALSQIIMADIISPRDRGKYAGLFGGVMAVGTVGGPLLGGLVTDALGWRWNFFIALPIAIVAIVLLQRTLHLPKQPKRKVHIDYLGAILIAAGVSLLLIWVSLAGTQFDWISVPSLLMVLGSVILLVGAVIVELKSAEPIIPLGMFKNRTFTLSVIASISVGVSMFGTSVFLAQYMQLARGATPTESGLLTIPMMAGLLISSTIFGGMISRRGKWKAIMVTGAVLTVIGSVLLGTLHYDTNLVLVGIYMAVLGAGLGMLMQNLVLVVQNTIEVRNLGVATSAVTFFRSLGGTVGVSVLGSVLGTVVAQSIKENIAALAPADQALAGTYLGSGTIPQINQLPEVLQTVVESAYGSGVGFVFLCAVPLTLVTLIATIFIPNAPLGKLNAVQLKKQPVGKSHDRDDASDILIDVSTASVALPPVGLSHPVTGPITAARADDDDTTTPVQSR